A genomic window from Candidatus Binatia bacterium includes:
- a CDS encoding riboflavin synthase, which produces MFSGIIEALGRVASFERRGGDAVLTVEGGLDPKELVLGESIATNGVCLTVRETTETGFVADLSVETLDRTTLGSLTPGARLNLERSLRVGDRISGHFVFGHVDTVGKIVSFEPEGEGQRLTISFPEDFGRFVADKGSVAIDGISLTVCSPGADRFSIALIPHTLEVTTLGERRAGDPVNLEADMLARYARRAVETAT; this is translated from the coding sequence GTGTTTTCCGGAATCATTGAAGCCCTTGGCCGCGTCGCTTCTTTCGAGCGCCGCGGCGGCGATGCCGTCCTCACCGTCGAAGGCGGCCTCGATCCCAAGGAGCTCGTCCTCGGCGAGAGCATCGCCACCAACGGCGTCTGTCTGACCGTACGCGAAACCACGGAGACCGGTTTCGTCGCTGATTTGAGCGTCGAGACGCTCGACCGCACGACGCTCGGATCTCTGACACCCGGCGCTCGACTGAATCTCGAGCGCTCCCTGCGAGTCGGCGATCGGATCAGCGGACACTTCGTGTTCGGCCACGTGGACACCGTCGGAAAGATCGTGTCCTTCGAGCCCGAGGGAGAGGGCCAGCGGCTCACGATCTCCTTCCCAGAAGACTTCGGCCGCTTCGTCGCCGACAAGGGATCCGTCGCGATCGACGGGATCAGCCTCACCGTTTGTTCGCCCGGCGCGGACCGGTTCTCGATCGCCCTGATCCCGCACACGCTGGAAGTCACGACGCTCGGCGAGCGCCGGGCTGGCGACCCGGTCAATCTCGAAGCCGACATGCTGGCCCGGTACGCACGTCGCGCGGTCGAAACCGCGACGTAG
- a CDS encoding alcohol dehydrogenase catalytic domain-containing protein: MRALVWDGRELGFVDDVPPPTPTDGTAVVRVRLAGICSTDLQILKGYMGFRGILGHEFIGEVVEGPPDLQGRRVVGEINFACGRCETCQAGRPRHCPVRTVLGIQGADGAFAELVRLPVENLHVVPDDVDDRTGVFVEPLAAAFESDAQTRDLAGGKSAVVGAGKLGLLVAQVLAARGDDVTVVCRSEGARRRVGALGLHAADERSASAGRDLVVEATGAVEGLAIAMGLVRPLGTIVVKSTVAAHHSLDLAPIVIHEISLVGSRCGPFAPALEALRTAAVSVAPLLDEVYPLERGVEAVAAAARPGSLKFLLEP, encoded by the coding sequence ATGCGCGCACTTGTCTGGGATGGCCGGGAGCTGGGCTTCGTAGACGATGTTCCACCGCCGACGCCCACGGATGGCACGGCCGTCGTGCGGGTTCGGCTCGCCGGCATATGCTCGACAGATCTCCAGATCCTGAAGGGATACATGGGGTTTCGCGGGATTCTCGGTCACGAGTTCATCGGCGAAGTCGTGGAAGGGCCGCCTGATCTCCAAGGCCGCCGCGTCGTAGGCGAGATCAACTTCGCCTGCGGTCGCTGTGAGACCTGTCAGGCGGGCAGGCCACGGCACTGTCCCGTGCGCACCGTGCTCGGCATTCAGGGGGCTGACGGTGCCTTTGCAGAGCTGGTTCGCCTGCCGGTTGAGAACCTCCACGTGGTGCCGGACGACGTGGATGACCGCACCGGGGTCTTCGTCGAGCCCCTCGCCGCCGCCTTCGAGTCGGACGCACAGACCCGCGACCTCGCGGGCGGCAAGTCCGCGGTCGTCGGCGCCGGCAAGCTCGGGCTCCTCGTCGCACAGGTCCTGGCGGCCCGAGGGGACGACGTTACCGTCGTGTGCCGAAGCGAGGGCGCTCGGCGCCGGGTCGGGGCTCTCGGTCTGCACGCTGCCGACGAGCGCTCCGCGTCTGCGGGACGCGACCTCGTGGTCGAAGCCACGGGCGCGGTAGAGGGACTCGCGATCGCCATGGGTCTAGTGCGTCCCCTGGGTACGATCGTCGTGAAGTCGACCGTCGCGGCGCACCACTCACTGGACCTGGCGCCGATCGTGATCCACGAGATCTCGCTCGTGGGATCCCGTTGCGGGCCGTTCGCGCCCGCTCTCGAGGCCCTGCGGACGGCGGCCGTGTCGGTCGCGCCGCTGCTCGACGAGGTCTACCCGCTCGAGCGGGGGGTCGAGGCCGTCGCTGCTGCGGCCCGACCCGGCTCCCTCAAGTTCCTACTCGAACCATAG
- the clpB gene encoding ATP-dependent chaperone ClpB produces MDLQRLTEKSQEALRSAQGLASRRGHQGVDVEHLLAALLEDEGGLAGRVLHKAGTDEKNLRGSLERALEKLPQVSGSGHNPEQVFLTQRLARLLDKAETEAKGLKDEYVSVEHVLLAMMDDGGTAGDLLTARGLDRASLLQALQNVRGNQRVTSQNPEATYESLEKFGRDLTTLAETGKLDPVIGRDEEIRRVVQVISRRTKNNPVLIGEPGVGKTAIAEGLAQRIASGDVPEGLKGRRVVALDMGALVAGAKFRGEFEERLKAVLKEVQSSEGEIILFIDELHTVVGAGAAEGAMDASNLLKPLLARGELHCIGATTLNEYRKYIEKDAALERRFQPVLVNQPSVEDTISILRGLRERYEVHHKVRIKDAALVNAATLSNRYITDRFLPDKAIDLVDEAAARLRTEIDSMPAELDEVARRVLQLEIEREALRKETDQASRDRLERLEKELADLKEEETSLRAQWETEKQALGGVAEHQKKLEAARMELDKVSRPGVEYDPAKASELQYSVIPGLEKQIEEGECSENGGARLIKDHVDGEDIADVVARWTGVPVSKLMEGEAQKLLNLESHLHERVVGQDEAVVAVADAVVRARSGLGDPQRPVGSFLFLGPTGVGKTELARALAAFLFDDEQAMVRIDMSEYMEKHSVSRLVGAPPGYVGYDEGGQLTEAVRRRPFSVVLFDEIEKAHPDVFNALLQILDDGRLTDGQGRTVDFKNVVIIMTSNVGSELILSHGPAMSDRNSPGYAGMKEDVLNALRSTFRPEFLNRVDDIVVFHGLKPEDLERIVEIQLDRIRGRLADRQIVLELTPGAVTHLAEVGYDPIYGARPLKRLLQREIETQLARRILAGEVTDRSTVKVEWNGSELQFGSKPLVAAA; encoded by the coding sequence ATGGATCTGCAGCGCCTGACCGAGAAATCGCAGGAAGCACTTCGTTCCGCCCAGGGACTCGCCAGCCGGCGAGGTCACCAGGGAGTGGACGTCGAGCATCTTCTCGCGGCTCTTCTCGAGGACGAAGGCGGGCTCGCGGGTCGCGTATTGCACAAAGCAGGCACCGACGAGAAGAACCTTCGCGGGTCCCTGGAGCGTGCACTCGAGAAGCTGCCGCAGGTGAGTGGCTCCGGCCACAACCCGGAGCAAGTCTTCCTGACCCAGCGCCTGGCCCGGCTCCTCGACAAGGCGGAGACGGAAGCGAAGGGTCTCAAAGACGAGTACGTGAGTGTCGAGCACGTGCTTCTCGCCATGATGGACGACGGCGGAACCGCCGGCGATCTGTTGACGGCCAGAGGGCTCGACCGCGCGAGCCTCCTCCAGGCTTTGCAGAACGTTCGCGGGAACCAGCGCGTGACGAGCCAGAACCCCGAAGCGACTTACGAGTCGCTGGAGAAGTTCGGTCGCGATCTGACCACGCTCGCCGAGACCGGGAAGCTCGATCCGGTAATCGGTCGTGACGAGGAGATCCGACGCGTCGTGCAGGTGATCTCGCGCCGCACGAAGAACAACCCGGTCCTGATCGGTGAGCCCGGGGTCGGCAAGACGGCGATCGCCGAAGGACTGGCGCAGCGAATCGCGAGCGGTGACGTTCCGGAGGGGCTGAAGGGCCGGCGGGTCGTGGCGCTCGACATGGGGGCCCTCGTGGCCGGCGCGAAGTTCCGCGGCGAGTTCGAGGAGCGCTTGAAGGCGGTTCTGAAGGAGGTGCAGTCCTCCGAAGGAGAGATCATTCTCTTCATCGACGAGCTGCACACGGTCGTAGGCGCCGGCGCGGCCGAGGGCGCGATGGACGCGTCGAATCTTCTGAAGCCCCTCCTCGCTCGCGGTGAGCTGCACTGCATCGGTGCGACGACACTCAACGAGTACCGCAAGTACATCGAGAAGGACGCCGCTCTCGAACGGCGTTTCCAACCCGTCCTCGTGAACCAGCCGTCGGTCGAGGATACGATCTCGATCCTGCGCGGCCTTCGCGAGCGCTACGAGGTGCACCACAAGGTGCGCATCAAGGACGCGGCGCTGGTGAACGCGGCGACGCTGTCCAACCGCTACATCACCGACCGGTTTCTCCCCGACAAGGCGATCGACCTCGTCGACGAAGCCGCGGCGCGCCTGCGCACCGAGATCGACTCGATGCCGGCGGAGCTCGACGAGGTCGCACGGCGCGTCCTTCAGCTCGAGATCGAGCGCGAGGCTCTGCGCAAGGAGACCGATCAGGCCTCGCGTGATCGCCTCGAGCGCCTCGAGAAGGAACTCGCGGACCTCAAGGAGGAAGAGACCTCCCTTCGTGCGCAGTGGGAGACCGAGAAACAGGCGCTCGGTGGAGTCGCAGAGCATCAGAAGAAGCTCGAGGCGGCCCGGATGGAGCTCGACAAGGTCTCGCGGCCGGGGGTGGAGTATGACCCGGCGAAGGCGAGTGAGCTGCAGTACAGCGTCATTCCGGGGCTGGAGAAGCAGATCGAGGAAGGCGAGTGCTCCGAGAACGGCGGTGCCCGTCTGATCAAGGATCACGTCGACGGCGAGGACATCGCCGACGTCGTCGCTCGCTGGACCGGCGTGCCTGTCTCGAAGCTGATGGAAGGCGAGGCGCAGAAGCTCCTGAACCTGGAATCACACCTGCACGAGCGGGTCGTGGGTCAGGACGAAGCCGTCGTCGCGGTTGCCGACGCGGTAGTCCGCGCGCGTTCCGGGCTGGGGGATCCGCAGCGGCCCGTGGGATCGTTCCTGTTCCTCGGTCCGACCGGAGTCGGAAAGACCGAGCTCGCGCGAGCACTCGCGGCGTTCCTGTTCGACGACGAACAGGCGATGGTTCGAATCGACATGTCCGAGTACATGGAGAAGCATTCCGTGTCGCGATTGGTCGGTGCTCCTCCGGGATACGTCGGCTACGACGAGGGCGGTCAGCTCACGGAGGCAGTGCGACGCCGTCCGTTCTCGGTTGTGCTCTTCGACGAGATCGAGAAAGCGCACCCCGATGTCTTCAACGCGCTGCTTCAAATCCTGGACGACGGTCGTCTGACCGACGGTCAGGGTCGCACCGTCGACTTCAAGAACGTGGTCATCATCATGACCTCGAACGTCGGGAGCGAGTTGATCCTGTCGCATGGCCCGGCCATGTCCGATCGCAATTCGCCGGGCTACGCCGGAATGAAGGAAGACGTTCTGAACGCCCTGCGTTCGACCTTCCGCCCGGAGTTCCTGAACCGGGTTGACGACATCGTCGTGTTCCACGGGCTCAAGCCCGAGGATTTGGAGCGCATCGTGGAGATCCAGCTCGATCGGATCCGCGGGCGGCTGGCCGATCGTCAGATCGTGCTGGAACTCACCCCGGGGGCGGTGACGCATCTCGCTGAAGTCGGGTACGACCCCATCTACGGGGCGAGACCGCTCAAGCGTCTCTTGCAGCGAGAGATCGAAACCCAGTTGGCGCGGCGGATTCTCGCTGGTGAGGTGACCGACCGTTCGACGGTCAAGGTCGAATGGAACGGATCCGAGCTGCAGTTCGGTTCCAAGCCACTCGTGGCGGCTGCTTAG